The following are encoded together in the Labeo rohita strain BAU-BD-2019 chromosome 17, IGBB_LRoh.1.0, whole genome shotgun sequence genome:
- the p4ha1b gene encoding prolyl 4-hydroxylase subunit alpha-1b isoform X2, which produces MALCWFLLSFLFHSLYAHNDFFTSIGQMTDLLYTEKDLVNSLKEYIKQEENRLELVKEWADKLDSLTNTATQDPEGFLGHPVNAFKLVKRLNSEWADLESLVLKDTTNGFISNLTVQRQYFPTDEDQTGAAKALLRLQDTYQLSANTISNGDLPGVVHKSQMTVADCFELGKIAYSEADYYHTELWMAQALTQLDEGEESTIDKVTIMDYLSYAIYQQGELERALELTKRMLKLDPDHQRANGNLKYFEFQLEKQRKAEAEKKEQEDKTRKKKVLDKRDAQRKRSKDPLPERKKYEMLCRGEGVKLTPRRQSRLFCRYFDNNRNPRLLLGPVKQEDEWDRPRIVRYHDIISDSEIKTVKEMAKPRLKRATVHDPITGKLTTAQYRVSKSAWLSGYEHSTIEKINQRVEDVTGLEMDTAEELQVANYGVGGQYEPHFDFGRKDEPDAFKELGTGNRIATWLFYMSDVAAGGATVFTDVGAAVWPKKGTAVFWYNLFASGEGDYSTRHAACPVLVGNKWVSNKWIHERGQEFRRPCTLSNLE; this is translated from the exons ATGGCTTTGTGTTGGTTCCTGTTGAGTTTCCTTTTCCATTCCCTGTACGCCCACAATGACTTCTTCACTTCTATAG GTCAGATGACAGACCTATTGTACACAGAGAAAGACCTGGTGAATTCACTAAAAGAATACATCAAACAGGAGGAGAACAGACTAGAGCTGGTCAAAGA GTGGGCAGACAAACTGGACTCGCTGACAAACACAGCCACGCAGGACCCCGAGGGATTCCTGGGGCACCCGGTCAATGCCTTCAAGCTGGTGAAACGGCTCAACAGTGAGTGGGCTGATCTGGAGAGCCTGGTGCTGAAAGACACAACCAACG GATTTATCTCTAATCTGACCGTCCAGAGACAGTATTTCCCAACAGACGAGGACCAGACAGGAGCAGCCAAAGCTTTGCTTAGATTACAGGACACATACCAGCTGTCTGCCAACACCATTTCTAATGGAGACCTGCCTG GTGTTGTGCACAAGAGCCAGATGACAGTGGCGGACTGCTTTGAGCTGGGGAAGATTGCTTACTCTGAGGCAGATTACTATCACACAGAGCTCTGGATGGCTCAGGCCCTCACACAGCTGGATGAAGGGGAGGAATCCACCATTGACAAGGTCACAATCATGGACTACCTCAGTTATGCCATCTACCAGCAGGGGGAACTAGAGCGAGCCCTCGAGCTAACTAAGAGGATGCTGAAACTGG ACCCCGATCACCAGAGGGCCAATGGGAACCTGAAGTATTTTGAGTTCCAGCTGGAGAAGCAGAGAAAGGCAGAGGCCGAGAAGAAGGAACAGGaagataaaacaagaaaaaagaaagtgctGGACAAACGCGACGCTCAGAGGAAACGGTCCAAAGACCCTCTGCCAGAGAGGAAGAAATATGAAATGCTGTGCCGAGGAGAGGGAGTCAAACTG ACACCTCGCAGACAGAGCCGACTGTTTTGCCGTTACTTTGACAACAACCGTAACCCGCGGTTGCTATTGGGTCCAGTGAAACAGGAAGATGAATGGGACCGCCCACGAATTGTCCGTTATCATGACATCATCTCCGACAGTGAAATCAAGACAGTGAAGGAAATGGCAAAACCCAGA CTAAAGCGAGCCACTGTGCACGATCCCATTACGGGAAAACTGACCACTGCCCAGTACAGAGTCTCCAAGAG TGCTTGGCTTTCTGGATATGAGCATTCTACGATTGAAAAGATTAACCAGCGTGTCGAGGATGTAACAGGCCTGGAAATGGACACAGCAGAAGAGCTGCAG GTTGCAAATTATGGAGTTGGCGGTCAGTACGAACCTCATTTCGACTTTGGAAGG aAAGATGAACCGGATGCCTTTAAAGAACTGGGAACAGGAAACCGAATTGCCACTTGGCTCTTTTAT ATGAGTGACGTGGCAGCAGGGGGTGCTACAGTCTTTACAGATGTTGGAGCAGCAGTGTGGCCTAAAAAG GGTACTGCAGTGTTCTGGTATAACCTTTTTGCCAGCGGAGAAGGAGACTACAGCACAAGACATGCTGCTTGTCCAGTATTAGTAGGCAACAAATGGG TATCAAACAAATGGATACACGAACGAGGTCAAGAATTCAGACGGCCCTGTACGCTGTCCAATTTGGAATGA
- the p4ha1b gene encoding prolyl 4-hydroxylase subunit alpha-1b isoform X1 → MALCWFLLSFLFHSLYAHNDFFTSIGQMTDLLYTEKDLVNSLKEYIKQEENRLELVKEWADKLDSLTNTATQDPEGFLGHPVNAFKLVKRLNSEWADLESLVLKDTTNGFISNLTVQRQYFPTDEDQTGAAKALLRLQDTYQLSANTISNGDLPGVVHKSQMTVADCFELGKIAYSEADYYHTELWMAQALTQLDEGEESTIDKVTIMDYLSYAIYQQGELERALELTKRMLKLDPDHQRANGNLKYFEFQLEKQRKAEAEKKEQEDKTRKKKVLDKRDAQRKRSKDPLPERKKYEMLCRGEGVKLTPRRQSRLFCRYFDNNRNPRLLLGPVKQEDEWDRPRIVRYHDIISDSEIKTVKEMAKPRLRRATISNPITGVLETAHYRISKSAWLSGYEHSTIEKINQRVEDVTGLEMDTAEELQVANYGVGGQYEPHFDFGRKDEPDAFKELGTGNRIATWLFYMSDVAAGGATVFTDVGAAVWPKKGTAVFWYNLFASGEGDYSTRHAACPVLVGNKWVSNKWIHERGQEFRRPCTLSNLE, encoded by the exons ATGGCTTTGTGTTGGTTCCTGTTGAGTTTCCTTTTCCATTCCCTGTACGCCCACAATGACTTCTTCACTTCTATAG GTCAGATGACAGACCTATTGTACACAGAGAAAGACCTGGTGAATTCACTAAAAGAATACATCAAACAGGAGGAGAACAGACTAGAGCTGGTCAAAGA GTGGGCAGACAAACTGGACTCGCTGACAAACACAGCCACGCAGGACCCCGAGGGATTCCTGGGGCACCCGGTCAATGCCTTCAAGCTGGTGAAACGGCTCAACAGTGAGTGGGCTGATCTGGAGAGCCTGGTGCTGAAAGACACAACCAACG GATTTATCTCTAATCTGACCGTCCAGAGACAGTATTTCCCAACAGACGAGGACCAGACAGGAGCAGCCAAAGCTTTGCTTAGATTACAGGACACATACCAGCTGTCTGCCAACACCATTTCTAATGGAGACCTGCCTG GTGTTGTGCACAAGAGCCAGATGACAGTGGCGGACTGCTTTGAGCTGGGGAAGATTGCTTACTCTGAGGCAGATTACTATCACACAGAGCTCTGGATGGCTCAGGCCCTCACACAGCTGGATGAAGGGGAGGAATCCACCATTGACAAGGTCACAATCATGGACTACCTCAGTTATGCCATCTACCAGCAGGGGGAACTAGAGCGAGCCCTCGAGCTAACTAAGAGGATGCTGAAACTGG ACCCCGATCACCAGAGGGCCAATGGGAACCTGAAGTATTTTGAGTTCCAGCTGGAGAAGCAGAGAAAGGCAGAGGCCGAGAAGAAGGAACAGGaagataaaacaagaaaaaagaaagtgctGGACAAACGCGACGCTCAGAGGAAACGGTCCAAAGACCCTCTGCCAGAGAGGAAGAAATATGAAATGCTGTGCCGAGGAGAGGGAGTCAAACTG ACACCTCGCAGACAGAGCCGACTGTTTTGCCGTTACTTTGACAACAACCGTAACCCGCGGTTGCTATTGGGTCCAGTGAAACAGGAAGATGAATGGGACCGCCCACGAATTGTCCGTTATCATGACATCATCTCCGACAGTGAAATCAAGACAGTGAAGGAAATGGCAAAACCCAGA CTCCGTAGGGCTACTATATCCAATCCCATCACGGGCGTGCTTGAGACCGCCCATTACAGGATCAGTAAGAG TGCTTGGCTTTCTGGATATGAGCATTCTACGATTGAAAAGATTAACCAGCGTGTCGAGGATGTAACAGGCCTGGAAATGGACACAGCAGAAGAGCTGCAG GTTGCAAATTATGGAGTTGGCGGTCAGTACGAACCTCATTTCGACTTTGGAAGG aAAGATGAACCGGATGCCTTTAAAGAACTGGGAACAGGAAACCGAATTGCCACTTGGCTCTTTTAT ATGAGTGACGTGGCAGCAGGGGGTGCTACAGTCTTTACAGATGTTGGAGCAGCAGTGTGGCCTAAAAAG GGTACTGCAGTGTTCTGGTATAACCTTTTTGCCAGCGGAGAAGGAGACTACAGCACAAGACATGCTGCTTGTCCAGTATTAGTAGGCAACAAATGGG TATCAAACAAATGGATACACGAACGAGGTCAAGAATTCAGACGGCCCTGTACGCTGTCCAATTTGGAATGA
- the LOC127179695 gene encoding probable rhodanese domain-containing dual specificity protein phosphatase: MGIVVSRADKCRLVRSTGLRGSLQVRNSAPCREMNGTVKLSQINVIESSQNNTEELLIPALPEKANIERGYVTPQQVYNFLNAEAGQPSLHDPYYILILDCRSAERYKQSHLVTARASVTVMHPELGCLISCVQLQEFSIILLYAEEGQSPVGSQEARADSPTLQHCFFQLSALGMDPVILQGGYSAFHSLYPFLCTPRMVLLESERRSLTIYPSEILEGALYQGSASQAHDYRIIKNLHITHVVNATAEISDAFPSVLRYLRLRLSDDAQQDLRQALPEASRFIAEALRGAPGAPGGRVLVHCSLGRSRSSVLTLGFLMEHRRWSLLHAFRWLKERRACAAPNAGFLRQLSDYEELLFGQRLTSLDDIRL; this comes from the exons ATGGGCATTGTGGTGTCCAG AGCTGATAAATGTCGTTTGGTTCGCTCCACTGGCTTGCGGGGCTCTCTGCAGGTGCGGAACAGCGCCCCCTGTAGGGAGATGAATGGAACAGTCAAACTCTCTCAAATTAACGTCATTGAATCGTCTCAGAACAACACTGAAG AGCTTCTGATTCCTGCACTTCCAGAAAAGGCAAACATAGAAAGAGGTTATGTGACCCCACAGCAGGTGTACAACTTCCTGAATGCTGAAGCGGGACAACCTTCACTGCATGATCCTTATTATATACTTATACTGGACTGCCGCTCTGCAGAGAG ATATAAGCAGAGTCACCTGGTGACAGCCCGTGCCAGTGTGACGGTGATGCATCCAGAATTGGGCTGTCTGATAAGCTGTGTTCAGTTGCAGGAGTTTTCTATAATACTGCTATATGCCGAAGAAGGCCAAAGTCCAG TTGGCAGTCAGGAGGCACGCGCTGACTCTCCTACTCTCCAGCACTGTTTCTTCCAGCTGAGTGCTTTGGGAATGGACCCTGTAATCCTCCAGGGGGGCTATTCTGCTTTCCACTCCCTCTATCCCTTTCTGTGCACCCCTCGCATGGTCCTACTAGAGTCAGAGCGTCGCTCCCTCACCATCTACCCCTCTGAAATCCTGGAGGGGGCGCTGTACCAGGGCTCTGCCTCGCAGGCACATGACTACCGTATCATCAAAAACCTCCACATCACACATGTGGTCAATGCCACGGCTGAAATCTCGGATGCCTTCCCGAGTGTTTTACGTTATCTTCGGCTACGGCTAAGTGATGATGCACAGCAGGATCTTCGCCAGGCCCTTCCAGAAGCTTCGCGGTTCATCGCAGAGGCCTTGCGGGGGGCGCCGGGGGCGCCAGGAGGCCGGGTGTTGGTGCATTGCAGCCTCGGACGGAGTCGTAGCTCGGTTCTGACGTTGGGGTTCCTGATGGAGCATCGCCGTTGGTCTCTGCTACATGCGTTTCGTTGGCTGAAGGAAAGACGAGCTTGTGCTGCCCCAAATGCGGGGTTTCTTCGGCAGCTCTCTGACTATGAGGAACTGCTGTTTGGTCAACGCCTCACCTCACTGGATGACATCCGGCTCTGA